In the Mycolicibacter sp. MU0102 genome, one interval contains:
- a CDS encoding TfoX/Sxy family protein, with amino-acid sequence MAYDAQLAARVRAIIAGDGPPVLEKAMFGGLAFLVAGKIAVAAMAGGLLVRVGAARAEQLLRTTAAQPMEMGGRTMRGWVHVDGEHVSSRQQLAEWIDIGIAAAASA; translated from the coding sequence GTGGCCTACGACGCGCAGCTGGCGGCCCGCGTGCGGGCAATAATCGCGGGCGACGGTCCACCGGTGCTGGAAAAGGCGATGTTCGGCGGGCTGGCATTCCTGGTCGCCGGCAAGATCGCGGTCGCGGCGATGGCCGGCGGGCTGCTGGTCCGCGTGGGCGCGGCACGCGCCGAGCAGCTGTTGCGGACCACCGCCGCCCAACCCATGGAGATGGGCGGACGGACCATGCGCGGCTGGGTCCATGTCGATGGCGAGCACGTCAGCTCTCGGCAACAGCTCGCCGAATGGATTGACATCGGAATCGCCGCCGCGGCAAGCGCTTAG
- a CDS encoding alpha/beta fold hydrolase: MAVAERPAWVDDTLFPFESRFLDVDGQSVHYVDEGSGPVLLFLHGNPTWSFDYRKVIEALRSDFRCIAVDYPGFGLSSAGPGYRYLPTEHTRVIGAFVDALALSGVTLVVHDWGGPIGLAVMQQRPEIFDRLVLSNTWAWPVGAPLVQVMSHVMGGPIGRLLIRQFNLFVNLMIPIGHRLSKPTGKEMAHYRKALYSPARREAAAVFPREITASRAFLADVESGLPAIAALPALIIWGDDDFAFGDRELRQWELTLTNHQTVIVKGAGHFVPSDAPEHFAAAIRDWHPGS, from the coding sequence ATGGCAGTCGCGGAACGGCCCGCGTGGGTCGACGACACGCTGTTCCCGTTCGAGAGCCGGTTCCTCGACGTTGACGGCCAGAGCGTCCACTACGTGGACGAAGGGTCAGGGCCGGTGCTGCTGTTCCTGCACGGCAACCCGACCTGGTCGTTCGACTATCGCAAGGTCATCGAAGCGTTGCGGTCGGACTTTCGTTGCATCGCCGTGGATTACCCCGGGTTCGGGCTGTCGTCGGCGGGCCCGGGATATCGGTATCTGCCCACCGAACACACCCGCGTGATCGGCGCGTTCGTAGACGCGCTCGCCCTCAGTGGAGTCACCTTGGTGGTACACGACTGGGGCGGACCGATCGGGTTGGCCGTCATGCAACAACGTCCCGAGATCTTCGACCGGTTGGTGCTGTCCAACACGTGGGCATGGCCGGTCGGCGCTCCGCTCGTCCAGGTGATGTCGCATGTGATGGGCGGCCCGATCGGACGCCTGCTGATCAGACAGTTCAACCTCTTCGTCAACCTCATGATCCCCATCGGGCACCGCCTCTCCAAGCCCACCGGCAAGGAGATGGCCCACTACCGAAAGGCGCTCTACAGCCCCGCGCGGCGAGAGGCGGCCGCAGTCTTTCCCCGCGAGATCACCGCCAGCCGAGCCTTTCTCGCCGACGTCGAATCCGGGTTGCCCGCCATCGCGGCGCTCCCAGCGCTGATCATCTGGGGCGACGACGACTTCGCCTTCGGTGACAGGGAACTGCGGCAGTGGGAACTGACGCTGACCAATCACCAGACCGTCATCGTCAAAGGTGCCGGTCACTTCGTTCCCTCCGATGCTCCCGAACACTTCGCGGCAGCGATCCGCGACTGGCACCCGGGGTCCTAG
- a CDS encoding TetR/AcrR family transcriptional regulator produces MPLTSSPRGRPAGSSSDQTRQRIITAAIRRVAEVGRSGATIREIASAADVTSASLYHYFPNKDELMAATVAAAREIALPRLHAAAQRTGTVADQLAAVLAEADRLSHDHPYLAAFERATGEVSPLRDVIGEVVGEARRGGSLARDIDSDGAADAIYALTRGLTEQAAQLSPDAYRATLRCAEDLLRGTLF; encoded by the coding sequence ATGCCCCTGACATCGTCGCCGCGGGGTCGGCCGGCTGGAAGCAGCAGCGACCAGACCCGCCAGCGGATCATCACCGCAGCGATCCGGCGCGTCGCCGAGGTCGGCCGTTCTGGTGCCACGATCCGCGAGATCGCCTCCGCCGCCGACGTGACCAGCGCCAGCCTGTACCACTACTTTCCGAACAAGGATGAGCTGATGGCAGCGACCGTGGCCGCCGCACGCGAGATCGCACTGCCTCGACTACATGCCGCGGCGCAGCGCACCGGCACCGTGGCCGATCAGCTTGCCGCGGTGCTCGCCGAGGCCGATCGATTGAGCCACGACCACCCGTATCTGGCTGCCTTCGAACGCGCCACCGGCGAGGTCTCGCCGTTGCGCGACGTCATCGGTGAGGTGGTCGGCGAAGCGCGTCGCGGCGGTTCGCTGGCCCGCGACATCGACAGCGATGGTGCCGCGGACGCGATCTACGCGTTGACGCGGGGGCTGACCGAGCAGGCAGCGCAGCTGTCACCGGACGCCTACCGTGCCACCCTGCGCTGCGCCGAAGATCTCCTGCGCGGCACGCTATTTTAG
- a CDS encoding winged helix-turn-helix transcriptional regulator has product MSRDYGQYCGLARALDVVGDRWNLLIVRQLLMGPARYRDLRDGLSGIATNLLAERLRDLETAGVIERRVSDDGKALSYALTPWGAQLREPIYALVRWSTPLMVRGPQGDDFRAEWLRLALPALFADRVPAGPSVAVGIAVDGGAVQLQATESGIEVGEPDGRALVAVLHTEAPLVLGLAAGVLSFDDVAALAEIDGDEAALRRIFSATITPPDTGLGAR; this is encoded by the coding sequence ATGAGTCGAGACTACGGTCAGTACTGCGGACTTGCCCGGGCCCTGGATGTGGTGGGCGACCGGTGGAATCTGTTGATCGTCCGCCAGCTCCTGATGGGCCCGGCCCGCTACCGCGACTTGCGCGACGGGCTGTCGGGGATCGCGACGAACCTGCTCGCCGAGCGGCTCCGCGATCTCGAGACCGCAGGGGTCATCGAGCGGCGGGTGTCAGACGACGGCAAGGCGCTCTCCTACGCCCTGACCCCCTGGGGCGCGCAGCTGCGCGAGCCCATCTACGCGCTGGTCCGCTGGTCGACACCGTTGATGGTCCGCGGCCCCCAGGGCGACGACTTCCGTGCCGAGTGGCTGCGCCTGGCACTTCCCGCTCTGTTCGCCGACCGAGTGCCCGCGGGCCCGTCCGTGGCGGTGGGGATCGCGGTGGACGGCGGAGCCGTGCAACTGCAGGCCACCGAATCCGGTATCGAGGTCGGCGAACCCGACGGTCGCGCGCTGGTGGCCGTTCTGCACACCGAGGCGCCCCTCGTTCTTGGCCTCGCGGCGGGGGTGTTGTCGTTCGACGACGTGGCTGCGCTGGCCGAGATCGACGGTGACGAGGCGGCGCTACGCAGGATCTTCAGCGCGACTATAACGCCGCCAGATACCGGCCTCGGTGCGCGATAA